The DNA segment TCGTCATGCCGCCGTCCCCCCGACCTCAGCGCGCCACCGTCAGCCGTTCCGCCCCGGCCAAGATCAATCTCTATCTGCACATCACCGGACGGCGCGACGACGGCTATCACGAACTCGACAGCTTGGTGGTGTTCGCCAATGTCTGCGATCTCATCACCGTTGACGAAAATCCTGACGGCGTTGACGGCCTCACCCTCGCCATTACTGGACCGTTTGCCGCAGACCTGTCGGCCGATGGCGACAACCTGGTGCTGCGCGCGGCGCGTAAATTGGCCGAACACGTCGGCATCAAGGCCACCGCGCACATCACGTTGGAAAAAAACCTGCCGGTCGCATCCGGCATTGGCGGCGGTTCGGCGGATGCCGCCGCGGCCTTGAAAGCGCTGGCACAGTTTTGGGACATCGAGCTCGCCGACGAAGCCATTCATCACGTCGCCCATGACCTCGCCGACAACATCGACTCGGCGCGCGCGCTGTCGACCTTGTTCAAGCTGTGGCGAGATGACTTGGGCAGCGACATGCTCAGTGCCATCGGGTTGAAACTGGGCGCCGACGTGCCCGTGTGCCTGGAAGGTCGCCCGGCCTACATGGGCGGCATCGGCG comes from the Magnetovibrio sp. genome and includes:
- a CDS encoding 4-(cytidine 5'-diphospho)-2-C-methyl-D-erythritol kinase; its protein translation is MPPSPRPQRATVSRSAPAKINLYLHITGRRDDGYHELDSLVVFANVCDLITVDENPDGVDGLTLAITGPFAADLSADGDNLVLRAARKLAEHVGIKATAHITLEKNLPVASGIGGGSADAAAALKALAQFWDIELADEAIHHVAHDLADNIDSARALSTLFKLWRDDLGSDMLSAIGLKLGADVPVCLEGRPAYMGGIGEHLDMAPHLPVAWLVLVNPGLSVSTPEVFKAYKDSNHDFSVPARFHDHPRDARHLAQLLAERDNDLMAPAIALTPQIQSVVDALNALDEILLARMSGSGATCFGLFASRAAAQSAASTLAQSHPTWWVSAAEMLDTAQVF